The Maniola hyperantus chromosome 9, iAphHyp1.2, whole genome shotgun sequence genome includes a region encoding these proteins:
- the LOC117985188 gene encoding 43 kDa receptor-associated protein of the synapse isoform X2 — protein sequence MSWDSIESRDFLGGVPAHQLSATRLLSSPDPSRHHIEDPPEEYPTEGRNGAIRWGSRFGPAHRPSAGVLECFRVCRSRIDQYLARRKIERGVRLYGQNEQRLAVKVWLSALRGVRHRSDKFSLLGHLYQAYMDFGKYRESLEFANRQLGISEELDSAPMRAEAYLNLARTHQTLGGLDRALSYARHALYNDCGGGSTAGCVHLTVAAVSLELGAFSKAMDGFQKALAVAQAQNDNTLLLQVYVGLSELWRRLRDTERAVACAARACDLGRGPRSTDLNTRHHRTALLQMAAALRARGELGDAHDYCNEALRLAAVAGDQGCYVRAVRISGDVYRRKCDYGKALRNYEVAMGATQTLGDRLAQMEAMDGAARCLEALRLQGRICNCRPLEFNTRLLEVATSVGSKMLVRRVRLRLAEIYTALGDNNAAARQKRAAGAWAAPTCARCREPLAERAEPLASLPCAHIVHHACMPESWSRRSTRSSGGAECLECASPRAPRVPPPAPPAPRSLPSQVDFPFGTPPTLRESDLNSVLSDHSSQQATSSV from the exons ATGTCATGGGACTCAATCGAGTCGCGCGACTTCCTCGG CGGGGTGCCGGCGCACCAACTGTCGGCTACGCGGCTGCTCAGCTCCCCTGATCCGTCGCGACATCACATTGAAGATCCACCGG AGGAGTACCCGACGGAAGGGCGCAATGGTGCGATCCGCTGGGGCTCCCGCTTCGGCCCGGCGCACCGGCCCTCTGCCGGCGTGCTCGAGTGCTTCCGCGTCTGCAGATCGCGTATCGACCAATATCTTGCCAGGAGAAAG ATCGAGCGTGGAGTCCGTCTGTATGGGCAGAACGAGCAACGCTTGGCGGTGAAGGTATGGCTGTCAGCTCTCCGCGGTGTGCGACATCGGAGCGACAAGTTCTCTTTGTTAGGACACCTCTATCAGGCTTACATGGACTTTGGGAAATACAG AGAATCTCTGGAATTCGCGAACAGACAGCTTGGCATATCCGAGGAGTTGGACTCGGCTCCGATGAGGGCCGAGGCTTATCTTAACCTCGCGCGCACTCATCAAACTTTAGGTGGActtgacag AGCTCTTTCCTACGCTCGTCACGCTTTATACAACGACTGTGGCGGCGGGTCCACGGCAGGATGTGTGCATCTCACAGTTGCTGCAGTGAGCCTCGAGCTAGGAGCCTTCTCCAAGGCGATGGACGGCTTTCAGAAGGCCTTAGCCGTGGCTCAGGCGCAGAATGACAACACGCTTTTACTGCAG GTGTACGTCGGTCTGTCGGAGCTATGGCGTCGTCTCCGCGACACTGAACGTGCAGTGGCGTGTGCTGCTCGCGCGTGTGATCTTGGCCGCGGTCCGCGATCAACTGACCTCAACACGCGGCATCATCGCACCGCATTATTGCAAATGGCAGCCGCATTGCGCGCGAGAGGCGAGCTAGGAGATGCGCATGATTATTGTAAT GAAGCATTACGCTTAGCAGCGGTGGCGGGTGACCAGGGTTGCTACGTGCGCGCCGTGAGGATATCTGGCGATGTTTATAGAAGAAAGTGCGATTACGGAAAGGCACTTAG AAACTATGAAGTGGCGATGGGAGCTACGCAGACGCTCGGAGATCGTTTAGCTCAAATGGAAGCAATGGATGGAGCCGCGAGATGCTTAGAGGCATTGAGACTACAAGGGCGCATATGTAACTGTCGACCGTTGGAGTTCAACACACGGCTGTTAGAGGTCGCTACATCCGTTGGTTCGAAG ATGCTAGTACGTCGTGTCAGACTTCGGCTGGCAGAAATCTACACAGCTTTGGGAGACAACAACGCAGCAGCCAGACAGAAGCGCGCGGCTGGTGCCTGGGCTGCACCAACTTGCGCCAGGTGCAGGGAGCCGCTTGCCGAACGAGCGGAGCCACTCGCTTCGTTGCCTTGTGCACATATTGTGCACCACGC CTGCATGCCCGAGTCTTGGTCACGGCGCTCGACCCGCAGCTCTGGGGGTGCAGAGTGTCTGGAGTGCGCCTCGCCCCGAGCGCCCCGGGTACCACCACCAGCTCCCCCCGCACCTAGAAGCTTACCGTCGCAAGtg GATTTCCCATTTGGCACACCACCAACCTTGCGCGAGTCAGATTTGAACTCTGTACTCTCCGACCACAGCAGCCAGCAAGCCACGTCCagcgtttaa
- the LOC117985188 gene encoding 43 kDa receptor-associated protein of the synapse isoform X1 gives MSWDSIESRDFLGGVPAHQLSATRLLSSPDPSRHHIEDPPELFPFSEEYPTEGRNGAIRWGSRFGPAHRPSAGVLECFRVCRSRIDQYLARRKIERGVRLYGQNEQRLAVKVWLSALRGVRHRSDKFSLLGHLYQAYMDFGKYRESLEFANRQLGISEELDSAPMRAEAYLNLARTHQTLGGLDRALSYARHALYNDCGGGSTAGCVHLTVAAVSLELGAFSKAMDGFQKALAVAQAQNDNTLLLQVYVGLSELWRRLRDTERAVACAARACDLGRGPRSTDLNTRHHRTALLQMAAALRARGELGDAHDYCNEALRLAAVAGDQGCYVRAVRISGDVYRRKCDYGKALRNYEVAMGATQTLGDRLAQMEAMDGAARCLEALRLQGRICNCRPLEFNTRLLEVATSVGSKMLVRRVRLRLAEIYTALGDNNAAARQKRAAGAWAAPTCARCREPLAERAEPLASLPCAHIVHHACMPESWSRRSTRSSGGAECLECASPRAPRVPPPAPPAPRSLPSQVDFPFGTPPTLRESDLNSVLSDHSSQQATSSV, from the exons ATGTCATGGGACTCAATCGAGTCGCGCGACTTCCTCGG CGGGGTGCCGGCGCACCAACTGTCGGCTACGCGGCTGCTCAGCTCCCCTGATCCGTCGCGACATCACATTGAAGATCCACCGG AACTGTTTCCGTTCTCAGAGGAGTACCCGACGGAAGGGCGCAATGGTGCGATCCGCTGGGGCTCCCGCTTCGGCCCGGCGCACCGGCCCTCTGCCGGCGTGCTCGAGTGCTTCCGCGTCTGCAGATCGCGTATCGACCAATATCTTGCCAGGAGAAAG ATCGAGCGTGGAGTCCGTCTGTATGGGCAGAACGAGCAACGCTTGGCGGTGAAGGTATGGCTGTCAGCTCTCCGCGGTGTGCGACATCGGAGCGACAAGTTCTCTTTGTTAGGACACCTCTATCAGGCTTACATGGACTTTGGGAAATACAG AGAATCTCTGGAATTCGCGAACAGACAGCTTGGCATATCCGAGGAGTTGGACTCGGCTCCGATGAGGGCCGAGGCTTATCTTAACCTCGCGCGCACTCATCAAACTTTAGGTGGActtgacag AGCTCTTTCCTACGCTCGTCACGCTTTATACAACGACTGTGGCGGCGGGTCCACGGCAGGATGTGTGCATCTCACAGTTGCTGCAGTGAGCCTCGAGCTAGGAGCCTTCTCCAAGGCGATGGACGGCTTTCAGAAGGCCTTAGCCGTGGCTCAGGCGCAGAATGACAACACGCTTTTACTGCAG GTGTACGTCGGTCTGTCGGAGCTATGGCGTCGTCTCCGCGACACTGAACGTGCAGTGGCGTGTGCTGCTCGCGCGTGTGATCTTGGCCGCGGTCCGCGATCAACTGACCTCAACACGCGGCATCATCGCACCGCATTATTGCAAATGGCAGCCGCATTGCGCGCGAGAGGCGAGCTAGGAGATGCGCATGATTATTGTAAT GAAGCATTACGCTTAGCAGCGGTGGCGGGTGACCAGGGTTGCTACGTGCGCGCCGTGAGGATATCTGGCGATGTTTATAGAAGAAAGTGCGATTACGGAAAGGCACTTAG AAACTATGAAGTGGCGATGGGAGCTACGCAGACGCTCGGAGATCGTTTAGCTCAAATGGAAGCAATGGATGGAGCCGCGAGATGCTTAGAGGCATTGAGACTACAAGGGCGCATATGTAACTGTCGACCGTTGGAGTTCAACACACGGCTGTTAGAGGTCGCTACATCCGTTGGTTCGAAG ATGCTAGTACGTCGTGTCAGACTTCGGCTGGCAGAAATCTACACAGCTTTGGGAGACAACAACGCAGCAGCCAGACAGAAGCGCGCGGCTGGTGCCTGGGCTGCACCAACTTGCGCCAGGTGCAGGGAGCCGCTTGCCGAACGAGCGGAGCCACTCGCTTCGTTGCCTTGTGCACATATTGTGCACCACGC CTGCATGCCCGAGTCTTGGTCACGGCGCTCGACCCGCAGCTCTGGGGGTGCAGAGTGTCTGGAGTGCGCCTCGCCCCGAGCGCCCCGGGTACCACCACCAGCTCCCCCCGCACCTAGAAGCTTACCGTCGCAAGtg GATTTCCCATTTGGCACACCACCAACCTTGCGCGAGTCAGATTTGAACTCTGTACTCTCCGACCACAGCAGCCAGCAAGCCACGTCCagcgtttaa